Genomic segment of Xanthobacter dioxanivorans:
GTGCCCTTCTACTTCGCCAAGGTGGACCGGGCCGGCAACATCACCAAGCGCCATTCGGCGACCCGCTTCCAGTTCGCCCGCCATGGCGGCGCCTGCGCCGCCTGGAACGTGCACGAGGCGTTCGAGATGGCGGGCCGCACTCTGGTGCAGGTGGGCGAGATGCCCGACGGGGCGCGCTACATCTGCCTCGCCCGCGCGGTCTCCACGCCCAGCCTGCGCCACGGCCAGCCCTCCCGCGCCTTCGCCTTCGGGCTCGGCTGCGAGGTCTCCTTCGCCCACGACATCGTCTATGCGGACGGGCTGGATCTCAAGGCGGCGCCGGTGGCGCGGCTCGGCGTCTCCTGCCGCATCTGCCCGCGCCGGGATTGCGACCTGCGGGCCTTCCCGCCCCTCGACCGGGAAATTCGCATCGACGGGAACGTCCGCGGCATTGTTCCGTTTACCATTTCCTGACGCAATTCGGCCGTGCTGCCGCTCAGGAAACGTCGCGCCTTGGCACATGAAACGCCATGAGCGCGGCGCTAGAGTAACAACGTCGACTCTCTCCGAGTCGAATGGGAGTGATCCATGAGGGTGCTCAGACTGGCTGGCTGGGTCGCCGGCCTGGCGATGGCAGGGATTGTGTCCGCGCAGGCGGCGCCGGCCTACTCCACCGCCAACGTGAATATCCGGACCGGCCCGGACACCGAATTCCCGAGCCTCGGCGTGATTCCCGAGGGCTCCCCGGTCGATATCCAGGGCTGCCTCCAGGATGAATCCTGGTGCGACGTCAGCTGGATGGACTACCGGGGCTGGGTCTACAGCGAATATCTCGGCTTCGAGCAGGAAGGCCGCACCGCGGTGCTTCCCGACTGGGGCGTGGCCGCCATCGGCGTGCCGGTGGTCGCCTTTGCCGCGTCCCAGTACTGGAACCAGTATTATGTGGGCCGGCCGTATTATGTGAACCAGCCCTGGTACGCCGATCGGTACCGGTGGGAGGGCTATAATCCCCGCCCGCGTCCCGGCTGGGGTCCGCCGCCTCCCGGGCCGCGTCAGCCCGGCTGGTGGCGCTCCGGCTACATGCCGCCTCCCGGCATGCGTCCGCCGCCGCCCGCGCCGCCGCCGCCCCCTCCGGGCTGGAACCGTCCCGGCGGGCCGGGTTACCCCGGCGGCCCCGGTGGTCCCGGCTATCCGGGCGGTCCCGGTCGTCCGGGTGGCCCCGGCGGACCGGGTGGTCCCGGCTATCCCGGCGGACCCGGCACCCCCGGTGGTCCGGGTGGTCCCGGCTATCCTGGTGGCCCGGGTGGTCCCGGCGGTCCTGGTGGTCCCGGCACTCCCGGTGGTCCGGGCGGCCCTGGCGGTCCCGGTCGTCCCGGCCAGCCCGGCATGCCTCCCGGTCAGCCCGGCGGTCCTGGTGGTCCTGGCACTCCCGGTGGTCCGGGTGGTCCGGGCGGTCCCGGTCGTCCCGGCCAACCCGGCCTGCCTCCCGGTCAGCCCGGCGGTCCTGGTGGTCCCGGCACTCCCGGTGGTCCGGGCGGCCCTGGCGGTCCCGGTCGTCCCGGCCAGCCCGGCCTGCCTCCCGGTCAGCCCGGTGGTCCTGGGGGTCCCGGCACTCCCGGTGGTCCGGGCGGTCCCGGTCGTCCCGGCCAACCCGGCCTGCCTCCCGGCCAGCCCGGTGGTCCTGGCGGTCCTGGCACTCCGGGTGGGCCTGGTGGTCCCGGTCGTCCCGGCCTGCCCGGCTCGATTCCTGGCCAGCCTGGCCAGCAGCCTGGACGGCTGACCCCGCAGGAGCGGCAGCAACAGCAGTTGCAGCAGCGCCAGCAGCAGCTGCAGCAACGCCAGCAGCAGTTCCAGCAGCGTCAGCAGGATCAGCAGCAGCGTCAGCAGCAGCAGATCCAGGAGCGTCAGCAGCGTCAGCAGCAACAGCAGCAGCAGATCCAGCAGCAGCGTCAGCAGCAACAGCAGCAGATGCAGCAGCAGCGTCAGCAGCAGCAGCAGCGCCAGCAGGAACAGGTCCAGCAGCGTCAGCAACGCCAGCAGGAGCAGGTCCAGCAGCGCCAGCAGCAGATGCAGCAACGCCAGCAGCAACAGCAACAGCTGCAGCAGCAGCGCCAGCAGCAACAGCAGCAGTTCCAGCAGCAGCGCCAGCAACAGCAGCAACAGCGCCAGCAGCAGCAACAGCAGCAGCGCCCGCAGGGCGGCCGCCAGAACTGCAACGGGCCGGACTGCCCGCCGCGCTGACGAACCGGAGCCCGGCCCGCAAGGCCGGGCTCCTTCCTTTCAGGCCACGGCGCCGCCGAGCCCATCGACGGACGGGCCGCGCCGGGCTATGGGCTGGCGCATGTCTCGTCCGGTCTTTCGCTTCGCCCCCTCGCCCACGGGGCTCCTGCATGTGGGCAATGCCCGCACCGCCTTGCTCAATGCGCTGCTCGCCCGGCGCGGCGGCGGCACCTTCATCCTGCGCTTCGACGACACCGACGTGGTCCGCTCGAAGGCGGAATATGCCGATGCCATCCGCGCCGATCTCGCATGGCTCGGCATCGCGCCCGACCTCGTCGTCCGCCAGTCCGACCGCGTCGCCGACTATGCCGCGGCGGCCGAGCGCCTGAAGGCGGCGGGCCGCCTTTATCCCGCCTACGAGACCGAGGAGGAGCTGGAGCTGAAGCGCCGGCTCCAGCGCGCGCGGGGCCTGCCGCCGGTGTATGACCGCGCCGCCCTCGCCCTCGCCGAGGCCGACCGGGCGCGGCTGGAGGCGGACGGCCGGGCGCCGCACTGGCGCTTCCGCCTCGCCCAGCGCACCGTCGCCTGGGAGGACGGCGTGCGCGGCCCGCAGCAGGTGGACACGGCGAACCTCTCCGACCCGGTCCTCGTGCGGGCCGACGGCTCCTACCTCTACACGCTGCCCTCGGTGGTGGACGACATCGCCCTCGGGGTGACGGACGTCATCCGCGGCGAGGACCATGTCACCAATACCGCGGTGCAGATCGAGCTTTTCGAGGCGCTGGGCGGCGCCGTGCCGCGCTTCGCCCACCACAATCTCATCACCCTGCCGAGCGGCGAGGGGCTGTCCAAGCGGCTCGGGCATCTCTCCCTCGCCGCCTTGCGCGCGGACGGGCAGGAGGCCCTCGCCGTGGCGGCGGCGGCGGTGCTGGTGGGCACGTCCCATGCGGTGGAGGCGGTGGCGGACCTGGAGGCCCTCGCGGCGAAGGTCGAGCTCTCCGCCATCTCCCGGGCGCCGGCGCGCTTCGATCCGGAGGAGCTTTCGGCCCTCACCGCCCGCACCCTGCACATGATGCCCCACGCCGCCGCCGCGCCGCGCCTTGCCGCCCTCGGCATCGGCGGCGGGGACGCCTTCTGGAGCGCGGTTCGGGGCAACCTGTCCCGCTTCGCCGATGCGGCCGACTGGTGGGAGACGGTGGCGACCCCCGCGCGGGGCTGGTGGCGGACGCGGACCGCGACTTCCTCGCCGTCGCGGCGGCGGCGCTGCCGGCGGAGCCGTGGGACGGGACCACCTATGCCGCCTGGATCGGCGCGGTGAAGGCGGCGAGCGGGCGCTCGGGCAAGGCGCTGTTCCATCCGCTGCGCCGCGCCCTCACCGGCCGCGACACCGGTCCGGAACTGGCGGCGCTGCTGCCGCTGATGGGACGCGCGCGCGTCGCCGGGCGACTTCCGGGCGGGACGGCGTAGCCGGTCGGAGGACGCGGCAGGGCGCGGGGCCGCGCCGGCCCAGCCGGAGCGGCCCGGGAGCCGTCCCGTGCCTTACTGGCCCGTGCCTTGGCCTGCGCCCTGGGGGGTGTTCTGCGGGGCGGCGCTCTGCCGGGCCTGCGAGCGGGGCATGGGGACGATGCGCACCTGCCGCTGCCCCGGCTGCTCCGACTCGGGGGCGAGCGGGGCATCGGCCGTGGCGGCGACGGGGCCGCCCGCGGCCTCGGCCGCCGTGGGGCCCTTGGGCGCCTGCGCCTTGCCCTTGCCGGGATCGTTGAACTTGGGCTGCGACATCTCCCGCGCCTGCTCCTCGGTCACCAGGATGTCGCCCTTCTTCAGGGTGGTCTCGTCCTCGACGCCGGCGAGGGCCTGCGCCCACGACTGGCCCGCCGGCTTGCAGGTGCAGGAGGGCACCAGCTCCTTGCGGTAGCGCAGGGCATTGGGCAGCGACATGTAGGACTGCCCGGAGATGCTCACCGCCGACTTGATGTCGCCGCCATAGGTGAACAGCTGCGCTTCCGAGCCCGGGCACAGCCGCTTGCACAGCTGGTCGTCCTGCGCCGCCCGGCTGGAATTGGTGCCGCTGGCCATGGGGAAGAAATAGCCGTCGCAGGTGCGCACGCAGACCGTGCGCGAATAGGACGGCTTCGCCTGCTCCAGGGGGCGAGGTCGATGTCCGGCGCGCTTTCCTCGACGTCGTTCTGGGGGGCGCCGAAGATGGCCTCGAAGAAGTTCTTCGGCCGCTGCGGCTCGGATCGCCGGGCGGCCTGGACGGCGGCGGTGTATTGCGGCCCGCAATTGTTCTGGGCGAGGGCGACGATGAGCGCCCGGCGCTGGCCGCTCTGGTCCGTGCCACCGCGCTCGATGCCCGCGAGCGAGGAGCGCAGGCGGGAGATCTGGTCGCTGATCTGGTCGCATTCCGGCGGGCGCGGGGGCCCCTGGAAGATGAGGAAGCCGCGCGGCGCGTCACAGCCCATGCCACGGGCCTGCGCGCTGAGGCGGTCGAGGTCGGAGCGCATCTTCGCCGCCTGCGCCTGCTGGGCCGCCGCGTTGCCGCCGCGATCGAGGGACGCGAGCGCGCCTTCGAGCTGGGCGCAGCTGGCCCCCTGCGCCCATGCCTGGGTGACCGCGCTGATGCCGGTCGCGGCCACGAGGGCCGCGAGCGCCAGCTTGCGGCCTGTGACGCCCATCCGTCGCGAAAGACCCATTCCTACCTTCTCGCTCGCTCGAAAACGCCCCCGGCCGCCCTCGGCGTCGCCGTTTGTCCCTCTATAGCCCGACAGGGCCGGCCAATGGTGACGAAACTGTGGCTTCGTCCCGTCCCGCCGGCCGGCCGCGCGCCGCATCGGCCCCCGCTCAAGCCCGCGCGGCGCAAGCCCGCGCGGCGCCTGAGCGAAACCCGCCCGGCATCGGATCGCGCGTCAGATCTTGCCGCGCGATCGGATGTTGAAGTCGTCGAAGGCGTA
This window contains:
- a CDS encoding DUF2865 domain-containing protein, with protein sequence MASGTNSSRAAQDDQLCKRLCPGSEAQLFTYGGDIKSAVSISGQSYMSLPNALRYRKELVPSCTCKPAGQSWAQALAGVEDETTLKKGDILVTEEQAREMSQPKFNDPGKGKAQAPKGPTAAEAAGGPVAATADAPLAPESEQPGQRQVRIVPMPRSQARQSAAPQNTPQGAGQGTGQ